Proteins encoded within one genomic window of Sebastes fasciatus isolate fSebFas1 chromosome 18, fSebFas1.pri, whole genome shotgun sequence:
- the LOC141756086 gene encoding interferon-induced protein 44-like, producing MYAQALAANTFGDSFTKKYTTYKIPKMGPEPFYPFVFNDIRGLHPHKGVLVNDVKLAMMGHVKEGYMFSPESTLTDLRPNAFYNEHQTDNDKVHILVCVVPANTGSQVIEKTVQKIREIREEATELGIPQVAILTRIDEACPEIKDDLKNVYKIKYLKGKMEQFSVDVGIPMNCIFPVKNYHKEIDLNSDIDSLILSSMKSIINFGDDFIKFHKSQSDASVAYA from the exons ATGTACGCACAAGCTTTGGCGGCCAACACCTTTGGCGACTCTTTCACCAAAAAG TACACAACCTACAAGATCCCAAAAATGGGCCCAGAGCCCTTTTACCCTTTTGTCTTCAATGACATCAGGGGCCTGCATCCACACAAAGGTGTCCTTGTGAATGACGTCAAACTGGCTATGATGGGACATGTGAAGGAAGGTTACATG TTCAGTCCTGAATCAACGTTGACGGACCTTAGGCCTAATGCTTTCTACAACGAACATCAGACTGACAACGACAAAGTGCACATTCTGGTTTGTGTTGTTCCTGCAAACACAGGTTCTCAAGTGATAGAGAAAACTGTGCAGAAGATTCGGGAGATCAGGGAGGAAGCCACTGAACTGG GGAttcctcaagtggccattctcACCAGGATTGACGAAGCTTGTCCTGAAATCAAAGATGATTTAAAGAATGTCTACAAGATCAAGTACCTGAAGGGAAAG atgGAGCAGTTCAGTGTAGATGTGGGTATTCCCATGAACTGCATCTTCCCTGTGAAGAACTACCATAAAGAAATCGACCTCAACAGTGACATTGACTCACTGATCCTGAGCTCAATGAAATCCATCATCAACTTCGGAGATGACTTCATCAAGTTTCACAAGAGTCAGTCTGACGCTTCAGTCGCATATGCTTGA